CGCCGGCGAGCCCGACAAGACGGTTAGGACCAACATCCACGCCCGCCCGTTCGCGGCCATGGTGCCGAATGCGAAGCTGATCGTGCTGCCCGATCTCGGCCACATGGTGCAGAACGCGGTGCCGGATCGCGTCAAAGCGGAGATCGAGACGATGATCGGAAAAATCGCCTCGGCACAGGCGGCCGCCGATTAGAGCGTCTTCGAGCTCTCTTGGGGTGGGCAAAGGCGCATTTGCGCCGTGCCCACGATCTCTCGGCGACGGCAAAACACATGGACACCTTGGCTGTGTCGCCCGCTGTCAATCCATTCGCGCAAAAATATTCCACTTTACCGAAATTCGGTTTCGGCGTATGTGTCGCCCATCCCGGCTCACTCAAGAGGGGCGATCATGTGTCGTTACTTTCGCGAGCCGGGTCTGCGGTGGACGCGGCAGCGTCGGGCGCGAGAGGTGCGGGCAGGGAGGGTAGTCCCCGGTGAGCCCGTGGCCGCGCGCGGACGAACGGCGCTGCTAGGTTCGTCTCGACTGCAAGTTTTCGGCTTCGTCGACAGGGCCGGGAAAACTGCGGGCGAAATGGCGGGCCGTGCGTACGGCAAAACCGTGTGGTCCTGGCCGTCGTTGCTACGGTCAAGCTCTTGCGGAGGCGGCATCTGCGTCAACCGGCGCGGGTACCGGTGAATTCCGCGAGGACGAGGGAGGCCAAAGGAAAGTTCGGCTCCCGGGAGAGCACGGCATAAGCCGTCCGACCACCGCCCAGGGAAGGCCGAGTGATCGGCACCACCTGTATGCTGCTGTGCGGTTCTTCCTGCGTGTGCATTTCGCGCAGCGGACCGCGGGTGCGTTGTCGGCACCCGGCCTTCCCTGCGCCCTCTTGGATTAGAGGGTGAGAGATGACGCAAAGCTCGGGTGAATTCAGCCGCGAGAACGATAAGGCGTGTCTGCAAGCGAGATGTAGCGGGAAGAGCCATGCCCTTGCGTCATACTCCGTCATTGCGAGCGCAGCGAAGCAATCCAGAAGCCTCCGCGGAGAGGTTCTGGATTGCTTCGTCGCAAGAGCTCCTCGCAATGACGTGGAGAGAGTGAGACTATGCGTCACAAAAAATGCTGCAGCTTCGATCCTGATCCGATCAGAACCGAAGCTGCCGCGGCTACCTTGTGCAGGCTTACTGCTTGACCTTCCCGTCCTTGTCGTATTGGGCAATGAAGGCCCAGAGATTGTTGATCTCGGTCTCGTTCTTGATGCCGGCGAACGCCATCTTGGTGCCGGGGATCTTGGCCTTGGGGTCCTTGATGTATTCCTTGAACACGGCCTCGTCCCAGGTGATGCCGGAATTCTTGTTCGCATCCGAATAATTGTAGCCCTCGGTGGTGCCCGACTTGCGGCCGTTGAGACCGTTGAGCTCGGGACCGACCTTGTTCTTGGCGCCTTCGCCGATCGCGTGGCAGGCCAGGCATTTGTTGAACGATGTCTTGCCGGCCGCGACATCCTGCGCCATCGCGGCGGGTGCGGTGGCGATGAGGGTGAGGATCGTCAGCGCGCCGTAAGTCAGTTTTGTCATAAGTGTGCTCTTCGTCTCTTCCCGGGTCAGATGGAGGGTCGTGGTTTTGGCAGGTCCGATGTAAGTGGACAAGCCGCGAAACTTTGACAGGTTTCATGATAGCCGACTTGTCCCAGAGAGAACTTGCGCTGCAACAAAGCAATGCGACCTTCGGAGGACCTACCCAAAGACGGCAAGACATGATTGATTTGCCGAGACAATTCCATCCGTCGGACGAAGGCTTCTCAAAATGGCCATCATGATGCCAGCAAGCGACCAGGCCGTTTTGGCGCGTCGCAGCGAAATCGTCGCCGCCTTGCGCGCAATCGTGCCCGGCGAGGGCGTGATCGATACGCCTGCCGAGATGCGGGCCTACGAATCCGACGGCCTGACCGCCTATCGGCAGCCGCCGATGGTCGTGGTGCTGCCTGATACCACCGAGCAGGTCTCGCTGATCCTGAAATATTGTGCGGGGCAGAACATCAAGGTGGTGCCGCGCGGCTCCGGCACCTCGCTGTCAGGCGGGGCGCTGCCGCTCGAAGACGGCGTGCTCCTCGGCCTCGGCAAGTTTAAGCGCATCCGTGAGATCGATTTCGACAACCGCGTCGTCGTCACCGAGCCCGGCGTCACCAATCTGGCGATCAGCCAGGCGGTCGCCCATGCCGGTTTCTACTATGCGCCCGATCCGTCCTCCCAGATCGCCTGCTCGATCGGCGGCAATGTCGCGGAGAATTCCGGCGGCGTGCATTGCCTCAAATACGGCATGACCACCAATAACGTGCTCGGCTGCGAGATCGTGCTGATGAGCGGCGAAATCCTGCGCATCGGCGGCAAGTCCGCCGAGAACGCAGGCTATGACCTCATGGGCGTCATCACCGGTTCAGAAGGTCTGCTCGGCGTCATCACCGAGGTCACGGTCCGCATCCTGCAGAAGCCGGAGACGGCGCGCGCGCTGATGGTCGGATTTGCGCAAGTCGAGGCCGCCGGCGAATGCGTGGCGCGGATCATCGGTGCCGGCATCATTCCCGGCGGCATGGAGATGATGGACAAGCCCGCGATCCACGCCGCGGAGGCCTTCGTCCACGCCGGCTATCCGCTCGATGTGGAGGCGCTGCTCATCATCGAGCTCGACGGTCCCAAGATCGAGGTCGACGAGCTGATCACGCGAGTCGAGAGCATCGCCAATGCCTGTGGCTCGACCACCTGCCAGATCTCGACGTCCGAGGCCGAGCGCAACCTGTTCTGGGCCGGCCGCAAGGCTGCGTTCCCGGCGGTGGGCCGCATCTCGCCCGACTATCTCTGCATGGACGGCACGATTCCCCGCGGCGCGCTGCCGAAGGCGCTCGCGCGCATCCGCGAGCTCGGCGAAAAATACCAGCTTGGCTGCGCCAACGTGTTCCATGCCGGCGACGGCAATCTGCACCCGCTGATCCTCTACGATGCAAACAAGCCGGGCGAGATCGAGCGCGCCGAAGCCTTCGGCGCCGACATCCTGCGCGCCTGCGTCGAGTTCGGCGGCGTGCTCACCGGCGAGCACGGCGTCGGCATCGAGAAGCGCGACCTCATGCCTGATATGTTCAGCGAGATCGATCTCAACCAGCAGCAACGCCTCAAATGCGCCTTCGACGCGCAGGGCCTACTCAATCCCGGAAAGGTGTTCCCGACCCTGCATCGCTGCGCCGAGCTCGGCCGCATGCATGTGCATGCGGGCAAGCTGGCGTTTCCGGATTTGCCGCGGTTCTAGCGTCAACGCCAGATTTGCTTTCCGCTCTAAACTTGGATACCGGCTCAGTCGTGGATACGCTCAAGGTCAGAGACGCCAAAGACGTCGAAGAGGTGGTGCGCGCGGCGATTGCCAATGAGCAGCCGATCGAGATCATCGGTCATGGTTCCAAGCGCGGCATCGGCCATGCGATGGCGACCAATGCCGTGCTCGACGTCTCCGCGCTCAATGCGGTTACCTCCTACGAACCGAACGAACTGATCGTCACGCTCCAGGCAGGTGCGCCGCTAGACGACGTGCTGTCGCTGATCGACGCCAAGAACCAGCAATTCGCCTTCGAACCCGTCAACACCGCCCCGCTGCTCGGCACGCCCGTATCAGGCACCATCGGCGGCATGATCGCGGCGGGGCTCGCCGGCCCGCGGCGCATCAAGGCGGGCGGGGCGCGCGATCACCTGCTCGGGGCGCATGCCGTCTCCGGTTTCGGCGACAGCTTCAAGACCGGCGGCAAGGTGGTGAAGAACGTCACCGGCTACGACCTCTGCAAGCTGCTCGCAGGGTCCTGGGGCACGCTGTCCGTCATGACCGAGGTCACGCTGAAGGTGATGCCCAAGCCCGAGGCCGAGCGGACGCTGCTGCTGCGCGGGTTGGATGATGCCGTCGCCAACAAGGCCATGACCGCGGCGCTCGGCTCGCCCTTCGACGTCTCGGGTGCCGCGCATCTGCCGAAATCGATGCTCCGGGCCAAGACCGAGGGGCTTGGCGATCTCGGAGGGGAGGGCGAGGCGCTGACCATGCTGCGGCTCGAGGGCATCACGGCTTCCGCCGCCCACCGCGCCGGATCGCTGCGCGAATTGCTGGCGCCGTTCGGCACCGCGACGCTGGTCGAGGACATGGCATCCGCGGCACTGTGGGCGGCGATCCGCGACGTGCTGCCGTTCGCGGCCGGCGGCACGCTCGGCGCCTGGCCGGTCTGGCGCATCGTCTGCCCGCCGGCCTCGGGCGCCATCCTCGGCGCGCAATTGGCGCGCGAGACGGGGGGCGATGTGATCTACGATTGGGGCGGCGGTCTGATCTGGGCGGCGCTGCCGCCGAAGCCGGACGCGCATGCTCCGGCCGTACGCGCGCATGCGAACGCTGTCGGAGGGCACGCCACGCTGATCCGGGCGGCCGAGGATGTCAGGCGGGAAGTCGACATCTTCCATCCGCAAGCACCGGGGCTTGCTGCGCTGAGCGAGCGGGTGCGCGCCAGTTTCGATCCAAAGACCATTCTCAACCGGGGACGCTTGCGGCGGAGCGTTGGGGCATGAAGACCGAATTCTCACTGGCGCAACTCGCCGACCCCGATATCGCGGAAGCCGACAAGATCCTGCGCGCCTGCGTTCATTGCGGCTTCTGCACCGCCACCTGTCCGACCTATGTGCTGCTCGGCGACGAGCTCGATAGCCCGCGCGGCCGCATCTATCTGATCAAGGAGATGCTGGAGAAGGACCAGGCGCCGACGGCCGAGGTGGTCAAGCATGTCGACCGCTGCCTGTCGTGCCTGGCCTGCATGACGACCTGCCCCTCCGGGGTGAACTACATGCATCTCGTCGACCAGGCCCGGGTCAGGATCGAGCAGCGCTATCAGCGGCCGCTCACCGAGCGGCTGCTGCGCCAGGTGCTGGCTTTCGTGCTGCCGGATCCCCAGCGTTTTCGCGCGAGTATGGTGCTGGCCCGGCTCGCCCGTCCGCTTGCCGTGTTCCTGCCGACGCCTCGTCCCTCGGCCACGCCCGGCCTGATCGCGCGCCTCAAGGCGATGCTGGCGCTGGCTCCAGACCGGCTGCCGGCGCCGGGCCCTGCCGGCGGCAGCGTGTTCGCGGCGCTCGGCAAGAAGCGCGGCCGCGTTGCGCTGCTGCAAGGCTGCGCCCAGCAAGTGCTGGCGCCGCGCATCAACCAGGCTGCCATCAGTCTTCTCACCCGCCACGGCATCGAGGTTGTCCTGGTCCGGGACGAGCAGTGCTGCGGCGCGCTGACCCATCACCTTGGCAACGACCAGGATGCATTGGCGCGGGCCCGGGCCAATATCGCGGCGTGGCGGAGCGAAGCGGCCGGCGAGGGGCTCGACGCCATCCTCGTGACCGCGTCCGGTTGCGGCACGGTGATCAAGGACTATGGCTATCTCCTGCGCGAGGATGCTGCGTTCGCGGCCGACGCGGCGAAGGTGTCTGCGCTCGCCAAGGACATCACCGAATACATCGCCGGACTCGGACTCGAACCGACCGCGCGGCAGGACAACATCGTCGTTGCCTATCACTCAGCATGTTCGTTGCAGCATGGGCAGAAAATCACGAGCCTTCCGAAAGAATTGCTTTCCAAGAATGGATTCGTGGTGAAAGATGTGCCGGAGAGCCATTTGTGTTGCGGTTCGGCGGGGACCTACAACATTCTCCAGCCCGAGCTTGCGGGCCGGTTGCGCGATCGCAAGGTCGCCAACATCGCGAGCGTCAAGCCGGACATGATTGCCGCGGGCAATATCGGCTGCATGGTGCAGATTGCCAGTGGCACGTCAGTTCCGGTCGTACACACGATTGAGCTTCTCGATTGGGCTACGGGCGGGTCGCGGCCGGCATTGAACGCGCAAGTTTGAGCTTTCAAAGGCTTTGGCTTTCGTCCGGAGGTGACGGCTGAAATCGCCCGATCGACCATTGTTTGGCGGCAACAGGAGGACCACGATGGCGAAAGCGAAAAAGAAGAAAAGCAAGAAGGCCAAAAAGGCGAAGAAGGCTGTAGCGGCGAAGAAATCCGCCAAGAAGGCAGCCAAGAAGTCCGCGAAGAAGTCCGCGAAAAAATCGGCCAGG
The nucleotide sequence above comes from Bradyrhizobium sp. NDS-1. Encoded proteins:
- a CDS encoding FAD-binding protein — encoded protein: MDTLKVRDAKDVEEVVRAAIANEQPIEIIGHGSKRGIGHAMATNAVLDVSALNAVTSYEPNELIVTLQAGAPLDDVLSLIDAKNQQFAFEPVNTAPLLGTPVSGTIGGMIAAGLAGPRRIKAGGARDHLLGAHAVSGFGDSFKTGGKVVKNVTGYDLCKLLAGSWGTLSVMTEVTLKVMPKPEAERTLLLRGLDDAVANKAMTAALGSPFDVSGAAHLPKSMLRAKTEGLGDLGGEGEALTMLRLEGITASAAHRAGSLRELLAPFGTATLVEDMASAALWAAIRDVLPFAAGGTLGAWPVWRIVCPPASGAILGAQLARETGGDVIYDWGGGLIWAALPPKPDAHAPAVRAHANAVGGHATLIRAAEDVRREVDIFHPQAPGLAALSERVRASFDPKTILNRGRLRRSVGA
- the glcF gene encoding glycolate oxidase subunit GlcF, which encodes MKTEFSLAQLADPDIAEADKILRACVHCGFCTATCPTYVLLGDELDSPRGRIYLIKEMLEKDQAPTAEVVKHVDRCLSCLACMTTCPSGVNYMHLVDQARVRIEQRYQRPLTERLLRQVLAFVLPDPQRFRASMVLARLARPLAVFLPTPRPSATPGLIARLKAMLALAPDRLPAPGPAGGSVFAALGKKRGRVALLQGCAQQVLAPRINQAAISLLTRHGIEVVLVRDEQCCGALTHHLGNDQDALARARANIAAWRSEAAGEGLDAILVTASGCGTVIKDYGYLLREDAAFAADAAKVSALAKDITEYIAGLGLEPTARQDNIVVAYHSACSLQHGQKITSLPKELLSKNGFVVKDVPESHLCCGSAGTYNILQPELAGRLRDRKVANIASVKPDMIAAGNIGCMVQIASGTSVPVVHTIELLDWATGGSRPALNAQV
- a CDS encoding FAD-linked oxidase C-terminal domain-containing protein: MAIMMPASDQAVLARRSEIVAALRAIVPGEGVIDTPAEMRAYESDGLTAYRQPPMVVVLPDTTEQVSLILKYCAGQNIKVVPRGSGTSLSGGALPLEDGVLLGLGKFKRIREIDFDNRVVVTEPGVTNLAISQAVAHAGFYYAPDPSSQIACSIGGNVAENSGGVHCLKYGMTTNNVLGCEIVLMSGEILRIGGKSAENAGYDLMGVITGSEGLLGVITEVTVRILQKPETARALMVGFAQVEAAGECVARIIGAGIIPGGMEMMDKPAIHAAEAFVHAGYPLDVEALLIIELDGPKIEVDELITRVESIANACGSTTCQISTSEAERNLFWAGRKAAFPAVGRISPDYLCMDGTIPRGALPKALARIRELGEKYQLGCANVFHAGDGNLHPLILYDANKPGEIERAEAFGADILRACVEFGGVLTGEHGVGIEKRDLMPDMFSEIDLNQQQRLKCAFDAQGLLNPGKVFPTLHRCAELGRMHVHAGKLAFPDLPRF
- the cycA gene encoding cytochrome c-550 CycA — translated: MTKLTYGALTILTLIATAPAAMAQDVAAGKTSFNKCLACHAIGEGAKNKVGPELNGLNGRKSGTTEGYNYSDANKNSGITWDEAVFKEYIKDPKAKIPGTKMAFAGIKNETEINNLWAFIAQYDKDGKVKQ